The nucleotide window CTTTGCAAGCCAGGTCTATGCTCTCACAAAATACAAGTGGACAGGGTGGCTTCACCTCACTAGCCTACACACACATATACTCATCATCCTCCTTTTTCCACAAAAGGTGATGATGGACACAACCCACAAAAAAATTTGGGCTTACttggacaaaagaaacaaagaaaagagaatgGCAGACTTCAGTTTTCTTGTCCACCATTGGATTCTCCCCTCTCCATCAGGGAACTCCCACTGatcttttttgttaaaattgaagTGATGCATTTGGTGCCCTCTATTATATGTAGACCACAGTGGTGCGCATGCATGCTTCATTTGCAGCTAATAGATCAACTCCAATTTAACAAATCTACATTATAAGTGCATAAATAATGAGTTTAGCTTCTATGCATCGTcactataaaaaaagtttatactattaatcaataaaaaaaatcatcattgatataacttttaaaacatatattgcAAAAGTTAATAGACTTGTCATATACAAAGGTTTCACATATTATTACTCACAAACAAATGATATTATGATtgagaaatataaataatttctaatagagCAAGATCAGCATTATTTTTACCTATATCATCTCTTTGCAACATTTGAGCATGTAGACTTCTTACACTGCAAGATCTCCCATGTTCCTGAGCCGGAGTTCCACATTCCTCAAATCACGAAGATGTTGTAAAATTTCTTGTAGAAGATGTAACCCTTTATCTCCTTTTCTCAGAGAGCTGATACAATGCTTTAGAAACTCTCTATCTGCCTCCAGCACCTGTAGTCTCTCGTAAACATTATCCACCTCATCCTCTAAAGCAAGCTTTTTCTTATCCGAATTAACCTTTTCAACTGAATTGTTTTGCAAGTGGGGAAAGTCTAACTCGTCTCCACTCAACTCTACATCTGCTTCTGAACTCATTGCATCAAAAAGTGGGAGGAGCCTTTTGCCTTTTGCACCCATGATTTTCCTCCCTTGATGCTTTCCATTTATTTCCTTTACATGACCATTTGCAAATCCATTTACCTGACCATTGTGATCATCATGATCATGATGGTATCCATTCCCATTCTCTTCACAAAGATGTTCTACTGATTTAGCATCATCGGAGCAGTGATCTTCTTCGTAATTCAATATAACTAGCTTTTCTTCCAATACCTTGAGCTGTTCTAGAATTTGTAACCTCTCTTCCTCAAAGTTTGCCAATGATTCCTCCAAATATAAGACCGCGTCCACGGGGGTGTTCTGGTTGCTGCATTCTTGATCTTGATGACTACAAAACCCATTTTCCTCCTTTGCTTCGTGATTCAAGTCAATGGACAATCCATCACTATCTTCAGCATTGCTACAAGAGGGAGATGAAGTTCTGCTTCTCATGCTACCATCTCTTCTTGACATCATCATCTTTTCTCTTACCTCATATTCATGAACCTTCTTTCTATATACTTCAATCTCCTTTTCtagctctagcttctctttcTCCCTCTTCATCATGAGCTCATTCAAAAGTTGCAAAGCCTCCTGATCATACTCAGATTGTTCTTCCATCATTCTTTGATACTGCAAGGCTTCCATCTGCATTGCTGCTTTCTCTTCTTGAAGCCTATTTATCATTGCCATTGTTTGATTGGCTGCTATAGCAGATGCACTTCTCTCTTCTTCTAGTTCTGCATATAGAGTACTTAAGGCTTTCCTTTCAGATTTCAATGCAGATTTTAACTTTTCAATGGTTACCTCACCACCTTCTATATCACTTATCACACTTCCATCCAATGACTCTTCTGTTCCTGATTCTTTCCTCTCAAGGAGAAGTAGTTTCTTGTGTAGCTGATGTAGACTCTCCAAAGAAGTGGGTGTCTCAGGAACTTTTTCTTCCTCATTCTCATTAAGCTCCAATAAAGATGGCAAATGGTTATTTACTGTTGGCATTTTCACTTCAAGTGACATGGTTTTAAATTCTACAAACTCTTCACCTTTGTCATGACCTAGTTATAAATTCCAATAAAAAGAAGCGAGTTATTAGAAAGTTTTAAGGATGGACATTGGGAAAAGGGAAGATAAGAAGTTGAGGCCTACCAATTTCATCTTGCACATTAAATCTGACTGTGCTAGTAGATGGATCTTCTTGCATTTGTTGATTTGTATCCAAAAGGACATCTTGGCTTTGATACTCATCCACTTGCTCCTGATCAGGAATTTCAGTCCCTATTGAGACTTCTGCTTCATATTCCTCACCTTCCATTTGTGATGCATCTTCAGATGCTGCAGGAAGTAAGAAAGTATTAGAGATCATTGCATATAGAAAATCCAGAAGAAAAAGTTGTAAGAACTAAAAAGACTTATTGAGTAGGAAAATAATTAGAACCTAGAGAAACATCTGAACATAGTTCTGCATCTCTTCTTTCCATGTTTACTTCAACATTATCATCCTTGGTCAAGTCATCCGAGGTTTGAATAAATCTCACATCTTCACAATTCTGCTccaaattttcttcttctacttgtAACAGTTCTGAGGACTGGCCTCTGGTCCTTAATTGAACTGATTCACCCCCATTGGACTTAGAAACATTTTCATTCCCTTGTGCTGAAAATTCTGCCACAATATCCCCAGAAATGTGCCAATTCTCCACAACCGGTtcggcttctgcatcagcactCTTATCAAAGTCCAGAATAAAATCTTCATTGCTGTTGATCCCTTCACCTCCCACCTTATATTTGCTTTGTTTCCTGTTTTCTAGGGCAGGGGAGTCAACCAATTCAATAGGAATCAATCTGCAATCATCACCATGAATGAAAAATTCCAGATGTATGGATGGAGTCTCCACAGTTATCTCTCTAGTGCAATCAACTTGAGCAGTGGATTTCTCACAAGCTTGAtcttcatcatcagcagcagcaacaacatcaTCACCATCATTATCCTTAGGCTTAGGGACATTCAAACTTTCCTCTTCAATTGtttctttccctttctccaCACCCAAATCCAAATTGCAAATTTCATCACACAGAATCTCCACGCTAGCATCACACACAGAACAATCACAACTCTTCTCTACCTCCTCATCTTTTCTATCCAAACCCCGATCAACCTCAAACACCATGTGGCTtcccttgttttcttcattCTCCTTTTCCTCCTGATGATGATCAAGCACAATATCCGATCTGGTGTGATCTTCATCAATCTCTACACCAACCCGGCGCTCCGAATTCTGCTTCTGGTCATACTCCAAAACATTGAGAGAAGGCTTGATCAGAATGCAAGGAGGGTAGAATCTGTTGTCCAAGTTGACACCACAGCAAGAACACCTCAAAGCCTCTTCAACCTTCACAATTGCCTTGTCAACAGCATCTTCAGCACCCTCATCCTGAATCATACCTATCTGTTTCATCCATGGAAAGAAACCAAAACTCTGTGAGAGTTTCACATAATCTGGTTGGGACGAGGATGAGCAATCCTCACACATGTCTTGTGACTCAGCCAGTTTGTGATGATTAGAGCAGAACCTCAGTTTGGAAATCTCAGAGGCATGAGCTTCACACACAAGATCTTTGCAAGAACTCTTGTACTTCCCAGGCTCTAGGATGTGATCGATTCTGGTGCACCATATGCAAGGCCTTTTGAGGCCAAAGTAATCGGCAAACTTAATGATTAGATAAGAAAACAGAGaattgaggaggaggaggatgatCAGAATCCATTCTAGGATGGCATAGACTAGAACAAGGGTGATTTTGTTGGTGTTTCGCTGTAACATGGTTGCAAACTTGTTGGCAGCCATGGTTggtgttctgtttttttttatatgtacaaagaaaggtttaCCTGGAATATCAGATTGGAACCTAAGCAAGTATTGGAATGAGAGACAGAGAAAAAGGTTTAAGGGAAAGAGTGTTTTCAGACAAGATGTCAAAACTGTATTTTGGGTGtgtaatgtgtgtgtgtgagagagagagagagtagaaGAGAAGTAGAGAGCAAGTGGTTTTATTTAGACTGGGTGAGGAATAGGCGGTTTGAATTGAATGGAATGATAACCAAAGAAGAATAAGGGAAGGGGGGAAAATGAAATGTTCTTGAgtcaaagaaaatcaaagaattttgtttatttttttttctaagtattGTTTATGGAATGCTTTTTGACAAAATGAAGCATGGCAATTTAACAGTTAAATGGTTTCActatatcaattaattaaaagctaaaaattaatttcgagatactaaaatttatttaaaaaatcaatatttttcgaCATGTATATTATTTCATACATATAAACATATGATCAAACATGATTATCtgttaattattatatcatgtTGGTAGTTTTACATTTGTACCTAAAGACAATATTGTTGTGAAACTTAAGGAATTTTTCAGACAGAAAATGTGAACCTGTCCTTGTGTAATCATTGCTTTATGTGGATTAGTGTTTTGGGATCTAGATAGTTTGAGTTTGTAATGAGCTTTTTCAAGGTCTGGAATTTTCTGtggctgaaaaatattattttgatgatcCTACTGCCAGCTCCTCTTCAATTTTTCTATTGAGGTAACAAAATGGAACGGCCCACCAAACCATACACATGAGCTGGTGGACCAGACCCAAAGTGAGGAGTGGGGCCTGTTATAGCTGCAGATGCTTGATTCATTATGTGGGTATGCTTCCTAAGaaactttgttttctttatatGAATATTAGTATACCCTCATTCCAACCAATGAAATCATGTATAAAATCAAACTCTGGTTTGCAAGATAGCtgcttaaaagttaaatttcacTTATTTTACTTTGTCGACAAGCCTGTTGTGTGCCAATTTTATTTCACAGGGGTCACAACTTTTAAGAGAAAGCTGATAATTAACTTCAACAGATGGACAACATATTAGAAAAAGTTTGTTGTTTTCCCCCCTTAATCAAGAATGTGAGTTACCTTATTTTAGGTTCATAACCATATACAcaactttttttagtttaattttgatacactacttgtataaaattttttttacatcatcaaCATATTAgaaattaacataaatataatttcaattatatgacaattcaaaattagataatagtttaatttttttacactattggcattctaataaaattattttttttgtcattttctataCTTGTAATTCGTGAATTtctatgttaaaataaaatttcctcaaataatttattcaattatttgagttttattgtatttttgtcCTCTTTACCATAAATTCATGTCGGATGAACAATGAAATAACTCACTAGTTAGGTAATCCAATTAAACCCTAGAAAGAGAAAGGTAGCCTTAAGAAGCCGAAAACTAGTTGTTTTTGTTAGAGTCCAACAGGGATGAATTTGGCTTTTGGGTCATGGCTGCACCGCCACTCACCGACTAATTGCCATAGCAGTAGCACCCTAtgttttgtaaaatataatgtgatgacaattcaaaattttgttccCATACGTTATCACAAACCCATATGTACTTTCCAAAATAATATCTACATTTCCATATCTCTTTTATAAAAGGAATCTATG belongs to Glycine soja cultivar W05 chromosome 5, ASM419377v2, whole genome shotgun sequence and includes:
- the LOC114412756 gene encoding myosin-binding protein 2, whose protein sequence is MAANKFATMLQRNTNKITLVLVYAILEWILIILLLLNSLFSYLIIKFADYFGLKRPCIWCTRIDHILEPGKYKSSCKDLVCEAHASEISKLRFCSNHHKLAESQDMCEDCSSSSQPDYVKLSQSFGFFPWMKQIGMIQDEGAEDAVDKAIVKVEEALRCSCCGVNLDNRFYPPCILIKPSLNVLEYDQKQNSERRVGVEIDEDHTRSDIVLDHHQEEKENEENKGSHMVFEVDRGLDRKDEEVEKSCDCSVCDASVEILCDEICNLDLGVEKGKETIEEESLNVPKPKDNDGDDVVAAADDEDQACEKSTAQVDCTREITVETPSIHLEFFIHGDDCRLIPIELVDSPALENRKQSKYKVGGEGINSNEDFILDFDKSADAEAEPVVENWHISGDIVAEFSAQGNENVSKSNGGESVQLRTRGQSSELLQVEEENLEQNCEDVRFIQTSDDLTKDDNVEVNMERRDAELCSDVSLASEDASQMEGEEYEAEVSIGTEIPDQEQVDEYQSQDVLLDTNQQMQEDPSTSTVRFNVQDEIGHDKGEEFVEFKTMSLEVKMPTVNNHLPSLLELNENEEEKVPETPTSLESLHQLHKKLLLLERKESGTEESLDGSVISDIEGGEVTIEKLKSALKSERKALSTLYAELEEERSASAIAANQTMAMINRLQEEKAAMQMEALQYQRMMEEQSEYDQEALQLLNELMMKREKEKLELEKEIEVYRKKVHEYEVREKMMMSRRDGSMRSRTSSPSCSNAEDSDGLSIDLNHEAKEENGFCSHQDQECSNQNTPVDAVLYLEESLANFEEERLQILEQLKVLEEKLVILNYEEDHCSDDAKSVEHLCEENGNGYHHDHDDHNGQVNGFANGHVKEINGKHQGRKIMGAKGKRLLPLFDAMSSEADVELSGDELDFPHLQNNSVEKVNSDKKKLALEDEVDNVYERLQVLEADREFLKHCISSLRKGDKGLHLLQEILQHLRDLRNVELRLRNMGDLAV